The following is a genomic window from Acidimicrobium ferrooxidans DSM 10331.
GCACCGCAGCGCATCACGAACACGACCGCTCCGGGTCTCTTGCGGTCGATATCGGGCTACCTCGACTCGGTGAACAAGCATGCAGCGCTGAACGTCGTGGGTTCCCAAGGCTTCGGGCCATTGCCCGTCGCCGCGTCGTCGCTGCCGGGAACCCTCACCAAGGCGCTCGCTCACCAGCACAGCTTCTCGACGATCTCCATCGTCGTCGTGGTCGAGATGCTGGCGATCGGCGAACTGGTGCTCAGCGCTGTGATCGCACGGTCGATCTTGGCGCGCGATCCCGAGCTGCGTCTCGCACAGTTGCGGGGCCTCGGAACGAGGCGTATCGTTCAGAGGGCGATCGCAGAGCCACTCGTCGCCATCGTCCTCACGATTCCGCTCGGCACGGCGGTTGGGGTCGGCGTCATGCATCTCGTCGCGAGTCGCGTCTTGCCCAGCGGCGTCACCGTCACTCTTACGACGACAGCCGTGTTGACGGCGGTCGGCACGGCCGTCGTCGGCCTGCTCACCACGGCGGTCATCATCATGATTGCGGTTCGACGCGGCGTCGTCGAGGCTCCGCGTGCCACACAGCGGCGCCGCGTCGTGTTCCGAGTGGCGCTCGACGTGGCACTGCTCGCGATCGCCGCGACGGGAACCTTCGAACTCGTCACGGCGATCTCCGCCTCCAGCGGCATTGCACCTCTCGCGGCCGGCGCCCCCGCGCTCTTGGCGCTCGGACTCTCTGTCATCGCTGCATGGCTCCTCACCATCACAGCTCGGCTGGTCGCTCGTCTCACGCGCTCCCTGAAACGCCCCTCGGTCTACGTCGCCACGCGTCAGTTACGCCAGCGCGCCAGTGCGCTGCACCGTGCCCTGGTCGTTGGGCTTGCCATCGGACTCGTCACGTTCGGCATCGGCCTCGACGACGTGGGAAACTCGCTGGCGCGAACCGGTGCTGCGGTCACGAACGGCGCTACCGAGGTGGCCGAGGTGACCCTGCCACCATCCTTGACGATCGCCGAAGCCGTCGATCGCGCCGATCCTTCGGGCCACGAGGCGATGGCGGCGCAGCGAGTGTCAACTCCTGCCGGTACGACACTGGCGATCCAAGCGCGGCGTGCGCCGGGGATCTTGACGTGGTCCCCGACGCTGGGCCTGCACCCGGCGCTCGCGCAGGTGGTCCAGGGACTTGACCCACGGTCCGCTGGCGGCTTTCCTGTCCGCGGTCGTCGCGTCGCTGTGACGGTGGAGATCTCCCTCACGAAGGCCCAGGCAGCACAGCTGGAGCGATCCTCAGCAGGCACCGTCACGCCCGCAACGCTCGGCGTATCCACTGTCACCATGGAGATCACCACACCGACCCCCGCGGGTCTCATCGAGTCCGTCGGTGTGCTGTCGGGGGCCGGGAAGGCGGTGACGGTGAGCGCGAATGTCCCGACCGCGTGCCGCAGCGGAGGTTGTGACCTCGTGGGTATCAGCTTCTCCTTGGCCCAGACGTTCACCAACTTCGAGATCTCCATCCTTGGAGTGAGCGGGATTGCGCCGTCGCCTGGCGGTCCGGTACTCGCAGCGAGTTCCTGGCGCGCGAGTGGGGCACTCCATCGCGCATCACGACCTGCGAGCTGGACCGTTGCCCCGTCCCAAGGTGCCCTCGACCTGGTACCACGCTCGCTACCGCCGACCATCCCGGCCATCACGACCGACCTACCACCGGGACAAGCCACGGCTCAGATCGTGGGCCTCGACAGCTCGACCATCACCGCGACGCCCATCGCCCAGGAGCATGCCCTGCCGGTCCTCGGCGCGAGCGGCGCCATCGTCGACCTGCGGCTCGCCGAGCAGTACCTCCAGGCAACCGACCATGCGCAATCGCTCGTCTTCCTCGGCCCGCGGGACCCATCCGCGGTCCTCCGCTCACTCGCGGCCGAAGGGGCCCACGTCGGGCCAATCACGACGGTCGCCCAGATCGTCACCGCCGCACGCACCAGTCCGACGGCGCTCGCCCAAGACCTCGTCCTCCCGGCGGGCATCGCGGCGGCGGTCCTGGTCGCAGCCGGCCTGCTCTTCGAGACCGTGACCGACGGGCGCGCCCGAATCGCCGAGCTCGCGGCGCTTCGGGTACTCGGCATGCGCCGGAGCCAGCTCGTCACCGCGCTCGTGCTCGAGGGCATCGCTGTCGTTGTGCTCGGTGCCGTGGTCGGCGTCGTCGCAGGTGTCGTCGGCGCGCACTTCGTCTTGCCACATGTGCTACCGCCGCCAACCACGCTCGCCGCATCCTTCGTCATTCCCTACTCTCTTCCAACGGCCCCCCTTGCACGAGCTGCGCTGCTCGTCGTGATCCTGGGGGGAGCAGCCGTGCTCGCAAGCGCCGTGCGCGTGGTCGCCCGGGCCTCGTTCGAACAGCTGCGAGCTGGTGAGCGATGACTGATCAGCTTGGCGGACTCCCCCTCCGGCTCGAGGGCGTGGTGCACCTCTACCCCATCCCCGGAGGAGACGTCGTTGCACTGCGCGGCGTCGACCTACGCATCCAAGCGGGCGAGATCGTCGGACTGCTCGGACCATCTGGCATGGGCAAGTCGACGCTGCTTCGCCTCCTTGCGGCCCTCTACCCTCCTTCTGCCGGTCGCATCTGGATTGGTGATACCGACATCGCCCAACTCGGACCCCGAGGGCGTCGCAAGCTGCGCGGCCGGACCGTGTCCCTCGTCCTGCAGGGTCCGGCGGTCAACCTCTTGCCCTATGCGACCGTTGAGCAGAACCTCGCTTTCGCGGCACGCGATCGCGCCTCTCGACACCGCGTCGGTGGCCTGTTGGAACTCTTCGGGCTTGGACCCCTCCGTCATCGCGTCGTGGCCACGCTCTCAGGAGGCCAGCAGCAACGTGCCGCCATCGCGACGGCGCTCGTGCCCGGGCCGCGTGTGCTGCTTGCCGACGAGCCAACCAGCCAGCTCGATCACGAGGCGCGCGACGACGTCGTGCGAGCCCTGTTCGATGTGCAACGCAACCTCGGGGCGACGGTGGTGATGGTGACGCACGACCCGGTCGTCGCGAGAGAGCTGCCGAGGCTGCTCACGATACGCGATGGCCGTGTCGGCGCAGAGGGTCGCTCAGGCGAGGAGTTCGCTGTCCTCGGCGAGGACGGTACGATCCAGCTTCCCCCTCACGTTCGCGCGATGATTCCGCCTCACTCGCTCCTGCGCGTCCGCGTGATCGACGAGGGATTCTTGCTCGAGCCGGCTGACCATGTGTCCGACCAAGGAGATGGCCTGTGAGCGAGCCCTTCGAGCTCGTCCTCGAGCCGATCGTGGTGCGACGGGGGCGAGGATCCATCCTCGAGCTTCCCGAACTTGCGCTCGCATCCGGTGAGCTCACGGCGATCATCGGACCGTCGGGGTCTGGGAAGACCACGCTCCTCCACGTCCTCGCACGCATTCTCGAACCCGACGAGGGGCGCGTCCTCTGGCGCGATGCACACGGCGATCACCGACTGCGCCGCCGCCAGAGCGTCCTCGTACCGCAAGCATTCGGACTGGTTGCTGCGCTCACCGTCGCAGAGAACATCGCGCTGGCGC
Proteins encoded in this region:
- a CDS encoding FtsX-like permease family protein yields the protein MRRLRTSVGIVLRGLRWRLATTVMLVVTGTLAVATVILAPLYIPSAKDALVVSVVRATSLQQDGLQLNGFGLSDDSRAALERLFARAPRLDHRPLFGSPLATAFMTVSLPSLKIPSRTPGGVAQSVVQTTALLERTAICSHLRFVAGTCPRRGSQGVAVSTRDAAALHLHVGSNVTFAAGAIAPGTPGALPSVKAPVVGIYDPPTTLSAYWWGTQYFDFSSTPTGNVYDPFVVAPGYFDGIAIPGPPVVLRGHGTATSPAFVVGSQYRYLVALSSSGSPGGVFFAANSLLGRTLQAPLAAPQRITNTTAPGLLRSISGYLDSVNKHAALNVVGSQGFGPLPVAASSLPGTLTKALAHQHSFSTISIVVVVEMLAIGELVLSAVIARSILARDPELRLAQLRGLGTRRIVQRAIAEPLVAIVLTIPLGTAVGVGVMHLVASRVLPSGVTVTLTTTAVLTAVGTAVVGLLTTAVIIMIAVRRGVVEAPRATQRRRVVFRVALDVALLAIAATGTFELVTAISASSGIAPLAAGAPALLALGLSVIAAWLLTITARLVARLTRSLKRPSVYVATRQLRQRASALHRALVVGLAIGLVTFGIGLDDVGNSLARTGAAVTNGATEVAEVTLPPSLTIAEAVDRADPSGHEAMAAQRVSTPAGTTLAIQARRAPGILTWSPTLGLHPALAQVVQGLDPRSAGGFPVRGRRVAVTVEISLTKAQAAQLERSSAGTVTPATLGVSTVTMEITTPTPAGLIESVGVLSGAGKAVTVSANVPTACRSGGCDLVGISFSLAQTFTNFEISILGVSGIAPSPGGPVLAASSWRASGALHRASRPASWTVAPSQGALDLVPRSLPPTIPAITTDLPPGQATAQIVGLDSSTITATPIAQEHALPVLGASGAIVDLRLAEQYLQATDHAQSLVFLGPRDPSAVLRSLAAEGAHVGPITTVAQIVTAARTSPTALAQDLVLPAGIAAAVLVAAGLLFETVTDGRARIAELAALRVLGMRRSQLVTALVLEGIAVVVLGAVVGVVAGVVGAHFVLPHVLPPPTTLAASFVIPYSLPTAPLARAALLVVILGGAAVLASAVRVVARASFEQLRAGER
- a CDS encoding ABC transporter ATP-binding protein, with the protein product MTDQLGGLPLRLEGVVHLYPIPGGDVVALRGVDLRIQAGEIVGLLGPSGMGKSTLLRLLAALYPPSAGRIWIGDTDIAQLGPRGRRKLRGRTVSLVLQGPAVNLLPYATVEQNLAFAARDRASRHRVGGLLELFGLGPLRHRVVATLSGGQQQRAAIATALVPGPRVLLADEPTSQLDHEARDDVVRALFDVQRNLGATVVMVTHDPVVARELPRLLTIRDGRVGAEGRSGEEFAVLGEDGTIQLPPHVRAMIPPHSLLRVRVIDEGFLLEPADHVSDQGDGL